A window of Natator depressus isolate rNatDep1 chromosome 3, rNatDep2.hap1, whole genome shotgun sequence genomic DNA:
CTCACTGTGGGCCCAATTTGACCATCCTtaccaatgggattactcatggagTAAGATATTATGTACACCTTATCAACAAAGATCATGTTACCTTGTCCATCCCATCTGATAGAAAACCATTTCAAGTTAAACAACAAGAGTATCAAGGGCAGAAGCTTTGGCCCACAACCTCATTGACTTCTGCTGAAGTGTGAATTTTGTAACCTAATTAAGAGCATGCAAATGCCAACATTAATAAGCACTGGACATTTCTTTCACcttcaaaaatacattaaattcaAAAAATGAAGTTAATGAAAGTGTATATTTTTTGTCTGCTCAGTTAGAATCCATTTTGCTCTCCCGCCCAAAATCAGGAAAAGCAAAAATTAAGGTTCTAAAACCAATATTAATGAAGATGCAGGCCAAAATCTTCAAACTTAAGGTCTAAACATACCTATTATTAATGCTTTTAATTCaaataaaaagtttattttaaagaaatgaacCTTCCTCTGCCATGTTTGCAACCAATAATATTTTGCAGAATTGTGCTAGTACATGAAAACCTAAAAGTGCAGCTATCTACAGAGAAAAATGAGTTTCACCTGCTAGGTTTTCTTCTCCTTGCCCAAATTGATGGGAATGCTAAAATGAACAGACAGCATGAATAGTGAGAAGAAAATCAGATGTTTAACACAAATGGTTGCAAATGTAGTTATTTTGGCTGATCCTACGCTTACTGAAAATAACAATCAGGTCCacatcttcaaaggtatttaggtgggAGTTAGtggcctaaatgcctttgaaaatctgggcccccACTGCAGGATCAATGCCTAATTGTTCATGCATTTGTTATTCGTAACTTCACTGGAAATTTGGAGGAACAGTTTTCAGTTTATGGGAAATAATTTGTTTGTGTATTTGTTTCTTAAGGTGCTTTATTGGTCACCACAGTCACATGGTAATATTTTTTGCTCCCTGATAGATGACACAACAGTAGTACAACTAATAACTGACGACTACGTAGAGAAGTGTATGAACGTGGCTGAATGATTTTGACAAAACACTGCAGATTAAGGTGTTTATGTCCATCTATTTGTAACATAGACAAggtccttttgtttttgttttttaaaaaaagcatataaTTTTCACCCTTTCCATGTCCctttaattttcattattttatttaatgttagTTTGTGTGAATTTAACGTTAGATGTTGTTAATTAATAGAATTGCTTAGGCTACAGGCAGTTTTACCATGCTGTGAATAAACACCTCACATCATAACTGTTCTTCTTTTTGCCCCATCAAACTGCCTCGTTCCTGAAATCTGATTATTTTTTCTGAAATTATATCATAAGAATAACTGAGTTACAATGTAACAGAGTGCTCGGAGGTAGCAGGTAAGCCAGCACTTTGGTACCAATCAGTTTCCCTGGGAAAGGCTGATTGGGGATATGCAGCTAATTAGCTGATCAGGCTGGGCGGGCTGATGAACCGAGTAGCCTTCAGATGAGGGATATAAAAGAAAGCACAGGAAGGAAATGAGAGGGGAGGCTCTGGGTTAGCTGAGCCCCTATATGTTCTGAGGTCTTAAAGATGAGAGACGATTCCTCTCTGGTCCTGTGGGAGAAAGGTAAAGAGCAAGGAACATTGTAAAAACTTTACTGCACAAGACTATATAGGTGTTGGTGATGGGAATATAAAGAAAGTCACATGAAGTTGCCACTTGCTGGAGAATCTGAGAGGTTTCTGGGGTACCAGTGGATGGGGATGAAGTGTACCCCCTTACATAAAATCTTTTACTGAACCTGAAATTCTGTACCAAATGTACTATGCTATTCAGtaaaaagatatattaatatTTGAATTCTCCCTTTCTTCAAATAGAAAAACACCTTATATTAACATACATTCCAGTTCTATTTGTGTCAGTGAGTGTCCTGTCCATATTTAATTTCTGCATGAATGAATGATTTCTCTACATTCTTAAAAGAAAACACAATTCACATTTTTTTGAAGGCAAATGTAGATCTCAGACTTAGGCAATGCAGAGAACTGAAACCTCCTCCCACACAACCTATCTGGTGAAGAGGGCATGTCAGGAACTGGAAGGGGCAAGTTTGGGTTAAGGAGGAATGTGCAAAGGGACTGTCTGGAATGCAATGTGCTCCGGCGATCTCCAGCTGCCATATGGTGCTGAGGAGACTATAACCAGCAGGCCCAGTTTAGTCTGCTATATTCAGCCAGaatctctgctgatgtaaatttgAAGTCAATGCAACGGTGCCGGTTTACAGCAGCAGAACATTTGGCTCATTGACCAATAGGATATTTTAACAGCTCAAGGACAATTTTTAATATGCTAagtagtttctttttttaaaatgtgaaattataGCTTCCACTCAGCAGGAAATGAAATCAAATTGATCAATTAAATGTTATATCATCATCAAATGCTAGGCTTACACCAAGGGgcactgtttttttcttttggattaaGATAAAGACCTTCTTCTTTTACAGTTATTCCTATTAAAATGTCCACGCAGAGATTTAAATAGATATATCTACAGAGGCAGTTAATAATTTTTTATAGTTTGTCTCAAATGGCTCATACTAACTAGCTCTCAGTGCTTTTCCTCAGCAGTTCTCAAAACAATATACAATGGAggttagtatcattatccccattttacagctgggaaaactggggcatagagaggggaaatgacttgcccagggtcacccagcaggacagATCTCCTGAATTCTAGTCTAGTAGCCTATTGACTAAGTCAGATTTCCCCTTCTGGACCAGCATACCTGTTATTAATGTTATCTCACAAAACCCATGCTAATCTTGTCATTGCGTTAGTACACCCTGGCCCAATACAAGTCCAGCAAGGATACATTATGCTGCACACTTAGTACTGCCTAGGAGCTATTGAAGACGCATCTTACAAATAACGGGGACATCATTATAAATCACCTTTTATAAAGCACTGCCTTGGGCAGACGCAGGGGGGTCAACGTTAAAAAGCCTGTTGTGGAGGTGGCATTCATGCTTCTGTAGTTAAAGCGGTGTCTGCATTTCCATGACAAACCTCTATTTCTAGAAATGCATAAATCAGCTGTAAAAATGGGCTCAGGCCTGAAACTTGGCACCAAATGTCCTAGCTGGCTGCAATTACTTTTGAGAAATTCGAAGAAAAAGTCGTTGGTTTTTTCTCTGAGGTATAAAGACGCAGAAAGAATGGAAGTTTGGGGGTTGCCGAACATTtttctgtgctttttaaaaacaaaacccatttcTGTTTGAAGGGAATTTTGTAGCCTATTGGACACTGATTGAGCTAGTGACTTTGGGCCACATTTCTGCCCTTTGCTGCATCCACGCTCCCTCATTTACTTTAGTGGGGCTGGGAATAGGAGAATTtagctcattattattatttgaatgaCCGTAGCACCTAGgtaccctagtcatggaccacatgctaggcactgtaccaatacagaacaaaaaagactCCCCGGCAGGGAGAGAGGTGGACTGAGAGCTCGGGGAGGGCAGCCATGCTTCCAGCGGGTTGTGGAGGGGGCAGCTGTGCTCCCGGCAGGGTACTGAGAACCCAGGGGGACAGCCCCTGTGCTTCCAGCAGGAAGCCAAGAGCCTTGGGGGCAGCACCCAGGCTTCTGGCAGGGAGTCTAGTTGCAGCCGGGCTTCCAGCAGGgaatggggagctgggagccgaAGGGgtagcctggctgggagtggggagtcGGGCAGGCGCAGCCCGGCTCTGAGTGGGGAGCGGAGAGCCTAAAGGCAATTCAGCTCCGGGGGGGAGCTGTACGCAGAGCTGAAGGCTCAGGCTCTCAACCTCCTCCCCCTTTAagttggtggaagtgctcctggtgaggatgtgcaccacccACAGCAGAAGGGCAGTGTGGCCATGAagcaccacagtaattactgccatggctgtaagttgacctaacataggtcgacttaacTTTTGAGCGTAGGCGTGTCCTTAGTGTTTTGAAATCTGAACTGGAGAggtagggggaggggaaaggggcatGGCAGGGGAAAGAAGCCTAGCCTTAAAGGGCAAATGGCGTCAGGGAGAGGCCAGTAAAAACTTCTGCTCCTCCATTGGGGTGGCAGAGAGAAAATGGGAACACTTCTATATACATGTCACTAGGGGGAGTTGGTTTTCACACAGGggagaacaaagagagagagcaaagatGAACTCCAGCACTCCACCTTGACCGGGGCCGGCttcaggcaccagcgttccaagcaggtgcttggggcggccctgtgaaaggggcggcagagtttccacggcagcggcaattcggcggcagcttctccctctCTTGCCGTCCGCGGCGGCAATCAGCGGCGACGGTTTTTTTCACTGCTTCGGGTGGCAAAAACGGTCAAGCCGGCCCTGTCCTTGCCTGCTAGATTTAGGCAGAACACCCAGTTAGACTGTTGGCCATAGCAGAAGATCTGTACATTGGAACTAAAATAAGGTTGACGCTGTGGTCTAGTGGCAGCACGGTGCACTGCTCCATGGGGAATGTAAATCTGGGTCTGGAGTTTGGTTCTTTGCTTCCTACTCCAGGAAGGGCAAGGGGTGTGTGTATCATGAACAGGGGCACTAGGGGACAGTATGCTTAGCCTctaggggtgggaggggagaacctCCTTCTAACTGACTGAAGTTTCAGAACCAAGAGGCTCTGGGAAAAGCTGTAGCCAGCCCTGTTTTCTGTCAGGAGGGGTGGGATGTATAGGGGCTCTGATGTGGGAAATAGAAGACATCTTGAAGGACATGCCTAAAAAATCCCAAAGACCCCCCCCCTTGTGAAGTGCTGAATGCGTCCTGTGAGCTGCTAAGTGCTCTGCGCTCCcagtaacttcaatgggagttgcagacactcagcaccttgtaCTTATTTTTCAGCACCCAAAAGCGTTTATGATGATGGTGCTTAAAATGGGGATTTGCTGGATACAAATGCAGCATTTTCTAGTCTGCACACTCAGTTTGATGTGTATTCCATATGGACCCTTCTTAATGCAGGGAGAAATGCTGGCTGTCCTTTCCAAGAGTGTGTGCAGTCCAAGATAGAGCTATAATGACATGTTGCTGTTCCAAAGGGAGACTAGGTTGCAGAGAGCCTGCATGGGGTGGGGGACTCTGTCACCCCTTGTTCTGAAGTGTTCCTCTATCTAGGGCAATTGTGTGGGTATTTTGGGTGATggatgagctggggggaaaggacAAGATGCTTCTGTTCTCCCAAAAAGCTTGCATAGCTCCTCTCTTCAAAATCCTCTTACTGGGTGAGATGGGATAGATCAGGATTTAGCCTTAAAGTGGCCATATTCCCATTATATGATGGCATTGCAGGACCTAGGTTATATTTCACATGACATGCTTCACACATGTTCTAGTTCtcccttaactctgaatttcctccctagtgatattttattgttttgtgtcAGAGCCTTAACTTTCTTCCCATACATTTGGTTTTGGGTAGATGAAGAATAATTTTCCCCTCTCATCATGTTGTGGTGCCTTTTCCTAGCACTGCTTCCCTAGCTTTGCTCATGAGGGGCCGAACCTTAGTTGGCCTTagtacccacagggacatcaGTGGGAACTAGAAGCACTCAGGACCTTGCTCTGTTTTGAATGTGTATAACCTAAAAACAATTAAGCAGTAAACCAAACAACCTAATATTATAATTAATAGTAATGTACTAAATTGAATAGGTCAGGAAATATATAGAGATTATATCAAACAGATTTTGTGTTGTACCTCCTTAAAGACAATGGGATCTTAGTTCAatatggagtaactccactgaagttgatgaagttactagggttgccaggtgtccgattTTAAGGGGACCTGTACAGTCTCTGGTCAGAAGTATTGACTGGACACGAGAAGTCTGGTTACCACAATTCtgattttgccccccccccccacacacacacacactcagccagCCCAAAGCCCCTTTAAAACCCGAGCGCTGGTCCCAGAGCTGGAGGGACCCCAGCTcttagtcctggctgggctgcggAAAAGACACATCCTTTTCCCCTacatgggctgctcccagggctgggtcagacccaccttcCCCGGCTGCAGAAAGCTCcgccccctgcttcctgccctcaTCACTCCTTGCAAACTCTTTGCCTCTGAGCCGCTGCTGGACAGTGCAGGAGAGACATGGTCTTCCTCTTCTCTTTTGGGTGAGTTGAGCCTTTGGTTGGGGGTGGTTCAAGGAAAGAGCAAATGTAACAGCCCCTCATGTGCTGGGAAACTCCCCTTGCTGGTCCCAGCAGCTCATAGTTGTTTTGCTTTGCTGGGGGCAGGGCGCGGGGATTGTTAAAGGAAGCCCCTGAACTTTCAATCTGAAGCCATTCTATCACAGTGGCATTTCAGGGCAGGATATTGTGGAGAATGAAGGGCTGGAGCCCCTTCCAGGTGCTTGGGCTCTGCCTTGGAACACAAGTGCTGCTAAAAATGGAAGGGTTTGTTTGGTCTGAAGCGTACGCCAACAATGGCAAGTCAAAGCCAGTTTCCCTTCTCCCCATGGCCCCCCTCATCCACCCCATTTGTAATTGTATCTTGCTAgcatctgcactgctgctggcgagTCTGTGTTGTGCCTGTTTGACAATGTATATGCTGGTAAGTATTTGGGGAAGAAAATTTTGACCACAGCTGTagtgtccagttttgagagattggaaagttagcaaccctaggAGTTACGCCTGAGTCACACTGTGTAATTTAAGAACAGAATATGGTACCGAGATGGAAAAATAGCTGATCAAATGATACCGAACTACTGTATTGCGTATACATTCCTATTTTTCCCCACTAAAGAAAATGTAAGCGTCTGGGATGCACAAATAAACCCGGATAAGCATAAAAGGTTGGTGGGTAATTTCCTAAAGAGAAATAGTATGGAATAAAAAGATGAGACCAATAACCCTGAAAACAGTATCTTGAAAATCTATTTagtatttaataaaattatgCATGCAAAATGCCATGCATTCATACCTATTTTTGCCCTAAAAATTGTTACTCTATCAAGTAATAATTTATGAAATACCCAGTTCTGGACCTAGGGTTAATCCCGTAGTTCAAACATAAGTGATCAAGGATTAGATTAGCTGGAATGGGAAAGTGCAAGGGGTaattacaaaatgaaaaaatgtccTCATCACAACCTCCCGAACAGTTCTGCATAAAGGCAGCAAAATGTTAAAGGCCAAAGTCTGATCTTAGCTACACTGGAGAATTTGGCTCTATGTTTAAATGGTGGACAGACAAATTTCcaaagttttctccttttctcttccaCAAGCTACCTAGAAATGTTTATGAGAATGCAAAATGTTGTTCACTTTAATCCAATTAATGCCTTTTTTAAAAGGAGGGAATAATTAGGACACTCTTCCTGACAGAAGGGATGAACACTTGCAGTTTTCACAGTGAGAAACCTGCATTTTTGGAGGGAACATCCAAAAATGTCCCCCAAATGTCACACTTGTTCCTTAGAGGTTCAGATTTAGTGGGGAAAGGCTGCCAGGTACTGGTGAATTTTCTTTTAAGGACTGGAAACTACACATCTTAAAGGTACAGACTGAAGTCAGTAATGCCCTACAATTAAAGATGGGTCCAAACCAAAACCTAATATTCCCCACCATCCAAATGTTAGTAGAGGTTTTTATCTGGATCTCAACTTGTACAGATGGCCCCAATGTCTTTATATCTTGGGCCAAACCATGGATATAGGTGCTCCTGAACTTTGCATCTGGTCTCATTTGCAATTTGGACCCATCTCTTTTTTGTACCATAAGACCCATGATTCCTCAAGTCCTGTTGCAGGCAAGAACTGCTATtgttttaatgggagttttgcctatgtATAGAATATAGAGGTTGGGCCAATGTTTAGCAAATGGTAATGGAAATCTCAAAAAAAcacagaggggaagggaaaaTTGCATTCCCTGGCGAGAGATGCAGTTAATGAACTTTCAGAACCCGGGAACAGATGGCTTTTTGAGGGTAAGTGGAATTTCCCAGATTCCCCCTAAACATAAATCAGTGCAGGAAGGGAAGACAGGCATCAGCGAACAGAGAATGAGCTTCTTGTAGAAAGCCTTCTAGAGAAATATGTGAACACATGCTCATCAGTAACTCTCTTCGCAGATCGACACTAAAATCTAGAGTAAGCCAACCATGAACATAAATATGTGCAAGTGTATCACAGTTCCAGAGGTAAACAGCTCAGACATCTTTTAAAGGAATCCTAAAGTGGACATAACAAACATTCCCTATAACCATTTCATCTATATACTGTCCAGACAGATCCCATATATTCAGGAAGCCGTCACTCATTGATGagacaaggtaatatcttttattgaactaacttctgttggtgagagagacaggctttcaagcttacacagagctcttaagcttgtcactctcaccaacagaagtttgttcCAATAAAGGATAGTACCTCATCACCTtgactctctaatatcctgggactgacacggctacaacaacactgtatatCACTCCTTGACGTGAAGCTAGATTGCATTTAAGAGCGTATAAAACAAGCCCTTTTAAAACACTATTTGAGATGGAGACATACATGGCATAACtggggacagaatttggccttaagtgTTAACTTAATAACTGGCTAAGTCTCTTTTCGTTCTTTCTCTTGAGCTTCTAAGCTGTATAGTTTACAAAGCAGGGAAGGTCATACTGTAATACTTTATGGCATAATTCTAGTGTCATGCATTAAGTGCAGATTTACTACCTTCTATTAAATTTCAACAGCCATAACAAAGCTTGATGTTGCAGACGTTCAATCAGATACGCAAATAtttagtagtaataataatcaaCACTCCCCCAAGGGTCTGATCTGGCTCTTTACAGCTAGAAGTTCATTCAGTCTCACTCAAACATTAAAACATTCTTTTTTGCAGATGGTAAAAAGCATAGTCTACTGATCGTTTTACTAACGGAAGTAGAGAACCCCATATCCCGTAGCATATTGCAGAGACCAGCAAATAGGTACCTTTGCACCTTGAACCAAATATAGAAGCCAATATAGTGCATGCTCCAGAACTGATTCAGCCACAGCATGATCACATCACTGAGTCTACAGTATGTGGTCTGTCGTTACATCTAAAGCTCCTGCTTGATTAATATTTGGCATTTAATGTTAACACTGAGAACTTAGGAATCTAGAGGCTAACACTGCAGTAATTTCAATTACCATTGTAGTGGTAATGGCCTGGGCTAGTTTTACAAGATCTGTTAATGGAAGGGGAATTCCAGAATTCACAGGtatcaaaatatatttatacTAACAACCATCAGTTATGAGGTCCTTGATAACCACATTGGGAGAAAGGTCAAATGTCAGTTTTCAAGAAACCAAGCTTTGAGTTTCCAAATGGCCTACACTTATTTCCTCTTCCATATACCCATATATCCAGTACCTGTATCACATGGCAGTATAGCTTTACCATCGGAATTAATGATAATGTTTTAACTGTGGTATATAGTTACACATTGTATATGCAAGTTGGGAAGTACTTTGGCTGAGATTGATTTAAATATCTACTTCCCAAGTGCATAGGTTTACTTTAACCAACCCGCTTAAGAAAAGCAATACAAAAAATATGGCATTTTTACTCTCCCCTacatttcttctttattttttctcaTTTGAAACCCTTGTTGCTTTTTGCTGGGCAACTTTATCAAACCATCCTAGCATACACTATTTTCTTCTTGataactcttcccctccccaacttCAGGCTTACATGGGGCAGATTGAACAATTCACGTTTAGAGATAGAGTTTTAAATTCAAGACCACTTGAAGGCCCATAGACTCTTCCTTAGTGGAGAATGAGAATTCAAAGACATTTTTTTAGATTATTTTCACTTTTGTTAGTTTGTTTAAACGAGTTCACCTTGATGTGTCATGAAATACCCCTTCTTGATCTTCGTTTTCCTTGTTACACCTGGCCAGCGCAAGCAGCTGAGATCTTTTCTCTACTTTCCCTGCATCTCTGTGCAACGCTTTGTAATATATCGCTATCTGTATTATTTTTTTCTAAGCCTTTCAGACTGCTGTTACATGATCAGGATTCTCCTGAATCTCTATGCATTCAATCTCTTCCCGCTCCTTCCTTTTGGCCCGTTTCTTTTTCTTGTGGTGCTTTTTGGAGGGTGGGAAAAAAGTTAGGAAGACGGGTAAAATAACAAAACAGTGCAGTAGTGTGCAACTGCTGGTGAGCAGCAAGCATTTGAACAGTGTGAAGGTCAAGTTTGAAGGCACAAAGAGAAGGGGGACCAACCCAATAAGAAAAGAAGTAACATTTTGCAAAATGGCTGTCCCGTGCTCTTGGAGGGAGTTTTTTATACACTGAGTTCGGGTGTGCTCAGTTGCTAGTACAAATGTGTAAAGCAGGGGTGCACAGTGATCTATGGCAAAATTCAAAGTGTAGATAAGGCACAGTATAGAAATACAATCCATGTCTACATTCCATAAAGTCATCAAGCCTAGGACACCCAACTCTATTGAGGTGACACTGAGAATTAACCAGAAGTTTCCCAGAGGATGAATAACCAGGAAAAAGGTCAGTATTAACACCAGCAGGATGCCAAAGCCAGAAATCAGAACAGGCATAGTTACTGATAAACCGTAGTGGTCCATGAAAACAAATGTAGGATTGAACACGATGAATTTGATGCTCTGTATTAGAGATAGTGGCCTTAACTTCTCCagcaattccaccacctccctttgtGTGTTTTCACTAGTCCTGGCCACCAGATACATGCGGGAAGCAATGATGTTGTTCTCGTCTCCAGCCTTGGAGAAAATTATGTCATTTTTGAAGTGCTGGAATtcggatttttttaaaaaggagctctgGAGGATGCTGATAAAGTCACTTTTGTTGGTAGTGCTgatgttgccaactctcaggtACTGATAGTATTGTTCAATCCAGGACACTGTATTGAAACCATGGCTCAGTGTTTTTAAGTCTTCTTGCACAGTGCCATTCCAATATTCAAGAGGTTCATAGATGTAGAATCCTATCACAGGACTGTAGTTGCTGAAATACTTCTGCTGAATGAGGGCATAGGAGACGCTTGGAGACTCACTGGCTAGGAGGTTGATGATGTTGGCCCCATCACTGATCTGTAAGCACCCCATAAAGGAGAAAGAGGCATAAATGAGATACAGTATCACCACAAATGGCTTGACATAGATGTTAGTAATCCATTCATTGTAATGCTCTCGTAGGAAATGCTGGATGAAGTGATTCTGGTAGGGGTCAGTCTCATGATGAGAAGTGTGCTGATGGCCGTCGCTCATCATGGTTTGGAACCACATAGGTTTCCTTTCCAGGTATTCTGCTGAAGGGATTTTACAACAGAAGATACTGTGGTAACGGTTCTGCTCCAACTGCCCAGCAAAGACCAAGCAAGAGCCAAAGAAGGAGAAGATATAGAAGTAGTTCAACATGATGGAGATGCACATGTTCTGGCAGAAAACTTTCACAGCCTCGATGTTGGTGAAAGGACTGGCACCCATGCCAAAGGCTATGAAATACAAGGAACTCGTCATTGTATAGGAGACCATGACATCGGAATAGGTATCAGCTACCCTGTCCTTGAATGGAAGGTTCTCTCTGGTTCTGCGCCATCCTGAAAGAAGTTCAAACACTCCCTTGGTTCCATGACCTAAAACAATAACAATAACAATGTATAAACACAGGGTTCCACTTTTCATTCTGCAACGTTCATGTGAACTTTTGGCAACTACGTTTTATtaaacagacttttaaaaaaaacatttgtatcATTTTACTAGTTAAATACAAGTAACATTTTCAGATCTGTAGGTCCAAAGTTAGACACTTTAATcatagttaggtacctaaataagctGTCTGATATTCAAAGGGGCTGCTTGCCCAGCACCTCAGATAGGAGCTGATCCAATGCCCTTTG
This region includes:
- the PTCHD4 gene encoding patched domain-containing protein 4 isoform X2; protein product: MCFRRRPGASASWMWWRMLRQVIHRGLQSFCYKLGLFVSRHPVFFLTLPAVLTIIFGFSLLNRFQAERDLETLVAPSHSLAKIERSLASSLFPLEQSKSQLYSDLHTPGRYGRVILLSKPGGNILHQADVILQIHRAVLEMKDGRSSFIGHQLGGVMEVPNSKDQRVKSARAIQITYYLQTYGSVTQGLIGEKWESEFCKLMRKLQLDHQDLQLYSLASFSLWKDFHKTSLLARGKILVSLMLMLLTATLSSSMKDCLRGKPFLGLLGVLTICISSVTAAGIFFITDGKYNSTLLGIPFFAMGHGTKGVFELLSGWRRTRENLPFKDRVADTYSDVMVSYTMTSSLYFIAFGMGASPFTNIEAVKVFCQNMCISIMLNYFYIFSFFGSCLVFAGQLEQNRYHSIFCCKIPSAEYLERKPMWFQTMMSDGHQHTSHHETDPYQNHFIQHFLREHYNEWITNIYVKPFVVILYLIYASFSFMGCLQISDGANIINLLASESPSVSYALIQQKYFSNYSPVIGFYIYEPLEYWNGTVQEDLKTLSHGFNTVSWIEQYYQYLRVGNISTTNKSDFISILQSSFLKKSEFQHFKNDIIFSKAGDENNIIASRMYLVARTSENTQREVVELLEKLRPLSLIQSIKFIVFNPTFVFMDHYGLSVTMPVLISGFGILLVLILTFFLVIHPLGNFWLILSVTSIELGVLGLMTLWNVDMDCISILCLIYTLNFAIDHCAPLLYTFVLATEHTRTQCIKNSLQEHGTAILQNVTSFLIGLVPLLFVPSNLTFTLFKCLLLTSSCTLLHCFVILPVFLTFFPPSKKHHKKKKRAKRKEREEIECIEIQENPDHVTAV
- the PTCHD4 gene encoding patched domain-containing protein 4 isoform X1 gives rise to the protein MCFRRRPGASASWMWWRMLRQVIHRGLQSFCYKLGLFVSRHPVFFLTLPAVLTIIFGFSLLNRFQAERDLETLVAPSHSLAKIERSLASSLFPLEQSKSQLYSDLHTPGRYGRVILLSKPGGNILHQADVILQIHRAVLEMKVNYKGYNYTFPHLCVLSNQDKKCVLDDIISVLEDLRQAALSNKTTARVQVSYPNTKLKDGRSSFIGHQLGGVMEVPNSKDQRVKSARAIQITYYLQTYGSVTQGLIGEKWESEFCKLMRKLQLDHQDLQLYSLASFSLWKDFHKTSLLARGKILVSLMLMLLTATLSSSMKDCLRGKPFLGLLGVLTICISSVTAAGIFFITDGKYNSTLLGIPFFAMGHGTKGVFELLSGWRRTRENLPFKDRVADTYSDVMVSYTMTSSLYFIAFGMGASPFTNIEAVKVFCQNMCISIMLNYFYIFSFFGSCLVFAGQLEQNRYHSIFCCKIPSAEYLERKPMWFQTMMSDGHQHTSHHETDPYQNHFIQHFLREHYNEWITNIYVKPFVVILYLIYASFSFMGCLQISDGANIINLLASESPSVSYALIQQKYFSNYSPVIGFYIYEPLEYWNGTVQEDLKTLSHGFNTVSWIEQYYQYLRVGNISTTNKSDFISILQSSFLKKSEFQHFKNDIIFSKAGDENNIIASRMYLVARTSENTQREVVELLEKLRPLSLIQSIKFIVFNPTFVFMDHYGLSVTMPVLISGFGILLVLILTFFLVIHPLGNFWLILSVTSIELGVLGLMTLWNVDMDCISILCLIYTLNFAIDHCAPLLYTFVLATEHTRTQCIKNSLQEHGTAILQNVTSFLIGLVPLLFVPSNLTFTLFKCLLLTSSCTLLHCFVILPVFLTFFPPSKKHHKKKKRAKRKEREEIECIEIQENPDHVTAV